GACTCGCCAGCGGCCTCTCCAAGGTCGGCCTGATCGGGTGGCTGGCCAGCGTGCTGGAGGCCTCCCTCAGCAGCATTACCTCCTGGTTCCTGGCCTTCATCCTCGTGGTCATCGCCTACAAGTACGCCCACTACTTCATCGCCTCGATGACGGCCCACGCCACCGCTTTCTTCGTGCCCCTGGGCCTGGTGGCCATCAGCGCCGGCGCGCCGGTGGAGCTCGTGGTCCTGGTGCTGGGCTTCTTCAACAGCCTGAACGCCACCATGACCCACTACGGCACCGGCCCTGCGCCGATCTACTTCGGCGCCGGCTACATCGACCAGGGCACCTGGTGGAAGTGGGGCTTCGTCACCAGCGTCATCAACCTGGTGGTCTGGCTGGGAGCCGGATCCCTCTGGTGGAAGATCATCGGCCTGTGGTAGGTTCCTGCTGACCGCCGCAGACGGGCCCTGACGAGGGGGCCGGCTGGCATTTCGCCCGCCGGCCCCCTCTGACGCGCCGCCCGCGAGGCTTACGAGATCGTAAGCTTCGCGGGCGCTTTTGTAAGCCGAAGTCTATGACTGTAAGCAGAGGCAGACTGTAAAATGCGGGCCGTAGAAAGACCCGTGGAAAGGGGCCTGAGCATGGCTGCGGCAGAACGCATCCTCGAGGTTGTCGACCTCACCAAGACGTACGGGAGCCGGGGCAGCGTCACCCATGCCCTGCGGGGCATCAGCATGGCCGTCGAGCGCGGCGAGTTCGTCGGCGTGATGGGCCCGTCGGGCTCGGGCAAGACCACCCTGCTCAACGTCATCTCCACCATCGACACGCCGACCTCCGGCCGGGTCTGGGTCGGCGGCCGGGAGCTAACCGCCCTGGGGCGGCGGGAGGTGGCCCGGTTCCGCCGGGAGCGGCTGGGCTTCATCTTTCAGGACTTCAACCTGCTGGACACGCTGACGCTCCGGGAGAACATCGGCCTGGCCCTCTCCATCGCCGGGAAGCCCGCCCGGGAGATCGACCTGCGGGTGACGACGATGGCGGAACTGCTGGGCATTGCGGACGCCCTGGACAAGTTCCCCTACCAGGTGTCGGGCGGCCAGAAGCAGCGGGCGGCGGCGGCCCGGGCGCTCATCACGGAGCCGGACCTCGTGCTGGCCGACGAGCCCACCGGCAACCTGGACTCCCGCTCGGCCCAGACGCTGCTGGAGACCCTCGCCGGGCTGAACCGGGAGCTGCAGGCGACCATCCTGCTGGTGACCCACGACCCGGTCGCGGCCAGCTACTGTCGGCGCATCCTCTTCATCAAGGACGGCCGCCTCTTCACGGAGCTGAACCGCGGCGACGCGCCGCGGCAGCGCTTCTTCGACCGGATCATCGCCACGCTGGCCGAGCTGGGGGGAGGCGGGGCCGATGTACGCTAAGCTGGCCTGGCGGAACCTGCGGCGCAGCCTCGCGGACTACGGGATCTATTTCATGACCCTGGTGTTCGCGGTGGCGATCTTCTACGTGTTCAACTCGGTATCGGATCAGCCCGCCTTCCTCAGCCTCGCGGAGAGCCAGCGCCGCATGGCCAGGGGCGCGGTGGAGACGATGGAGTGGCTGACGACGATCATGACCGGCGTAGTGGCCTGGCTGGTGTTCTACGCCAACCGGGTGATCGTCAGGAAGCGCAGCCGGGAACTTGGCACCTACATGCTGCTGGGCATGGAGCAGGGGCGGCTGGCCCTCCTGCTGCTGGCCGAGGTCGCCGCGATCGGCGCGGTGGCCCTGGGGGTGGGACTGGCCCTGGGCGTGGCCCTCTCGCAGGTCTTCGGCCTCCTCGTGGAGCAGGTGTTTCGCGCCCCGGTGGATCAGCGCAGCTTCGTCTACTCGGCCCGCGCAGCGGGGTGGACCCTGATCCTCTACGGCGCCATGTTCCTGGCGCTGGCGCTGTGGCAGGCGGCCGCCGTCTACCGGCAGCGGCTGATCGAGCTGATCCACGGGGCGCGCAAGAACGAGGAGATCCCGCTGAGGAGCCGGGCGCTGGCCCTGGCGGCCGGGCTGCTGGCCGCCGGGACGCTGGGGACGGCCTACTGGCTGGCCGACCGGGTGAGCCGCACCACCGGGCTCGACCCCACCGACCCGCGGGTCTCCCTGGGCTTCCTGCTGGGCGTGGCGGGCACCTACCTGCTCTTCGCGTCCCTGGCCGGGCTCCTGACGGGCATCCGCCGGCGCACCGGGGGCTGGCTCGCCCGGGGGCTCAACCTCTTCCTCTACCGGCAGGTGACCAGCAAGATCAACACCCATGCGGTGATGCTGGCGACCGTCGCCCTGATGCTCACCTTCACCATCTGCGCCATGTCCACCGGCCTGGGCCTCGGGGCGGCGATCCGCGGGGGCCTGGAGAGCGACATGCCCTTCAGCTACATGGCTTCCAGCTCCGACCCCGACCAGGACTACAGCGGACTGCGGGCGCTCCTTGCGCAGCACGGCGTCGCCGATGCGCAGGTGGTGGAGTTCGTCGCCGGCTACACGGGCCTGGAGGGGGCCGACCTGATGCTGCCCGACGACGCCGGGCGGTTCCTGTCGGATGAGGAGGGCGGCTACACGGTCTATGTCCCGGTGCGGGCCATGCCCTACTCGGCTTATGGCCGGCTGCGGGCCCTGAAGGGCTACCGGGACGTGCCCGCCACGCCCGACGGCTACCTGCTGCACGCGGCCGACCGCGGCCACGAGGCGGCGGCCCGCACCCACGCCGCCTGGGAGCGGTTCGTGGCGGCGGGGTCCGCCGTGGAGGTGGTCGGCGTTGCGCTGCGCCCCGCCGCAGCCGAGGTCTTCTCCGAGCCCCTCGGCTACCAGCTGGGCGGGATCAGCCCGGTGCTGGTGGTGCCCGATCCGGTGATGGCCGCCCTGGCGCCGGATGAGGAGCGCTCGTTCTCCCGGTACCTGGTGGCCGAGCTGCCGGGCCAGGATCCCCCGGGGCTGGCGGAGGCCGCCTCAGCGTGGGCCCTGGAGCAGTCGCAGGGGCAGGTCTGGGTCCACGTCTCCTCCCGGGCCGAGGCGCTGGGAAGCGTCTACATGATCGAGGGCATCCTGGTCTTCCTCTCGTTCTACGCGGGCATCATGTTCATCCTGATCTCCGCCACCCTGCTGGCCCTGCATCAGGTGACGGACGCCCTGGAGCACCAGCAGCGCTTCGCCGTGCTGCAGAAGCTGGGTGTGGACGACGCCATGCTGAACGGTGTCATCGCCCGGCAGGTGGGGCTCTACTTCCTGACGCCCGTGCTGGTGGCCTTCGTGCACTCGGGCGCGGCGCTGGTCGCCCTGAACCGCGCCCTGACCCGGGAAGCCGGGTACGAGACCGTGGGGCAGGCGGCCCTCACGACCCTCGCCATCTTCGCGGCCATCTACGGCGCGTACTACCTGCTGAGCGTGCAGAGCTGCCGGTCGCTCTTCCGGCCCGGGCGCGCGGGGTAGCGGCTCGCCGGGCCGCCTCTGCCTCCGCCTCGCCGGTGCCGCGCCGGGGGCCGGGCTCCCCTTGCAGGTTTTGTCAGGTGTGATACGATGGACACGCGACATGATGCAGGGGAGCTGAAGTGTGTGAAGCGGGAGCAGACCGGAATGGCGCGGTATGAGGCGATCGCGCTGGACTTGGCGCGGCGCATTGCCAACTGTGAGCTGGCAGAGGGCACCCGGCTGCTGGGGCGTTCCAGCCTCGCAGGCACCTACCAGGTATCGCCCGAGACCATCCGCCGGGCGGTGGCGATTCTGCACGAGCGCGGCGTCGTCGCGGCCGTGGCTGGTTCCGGCATTCGCATCCTCTCCCAGGTGGCTGCACAGGAGTACGTGGACGCCGTGGGCTCGCAGTGGCGCGTCGAGCAGGAGATCCGGGAGCTGCGCCAGCTTCTGCGGGAGCGGAAGCGGCTGGACGAGCAGATCGAAAACGCCTTGGACCAGCTGCTGAAGCACACCGCCGGGGCCATGGGCACCCGCCACGTGGAGGAGCTGGTGCTCGGCGAGAACTCCTGGGCCGTGGGCCGTTCGCTGGGCGAGATCCGGCTGCGGACGTCCACCGGCGTCACCGCCGTGGCCATCATCCGGAACGGGGAGGAGTACTTCTCCCCCCCGGCCGACATGCGGCTGGAGGCAGGCGACGTGCTCACCATCGTGGGTTCGGACGCCGCCCGCGCCCGGTGCCGGGAGCTGCTCTCGGCCACCGTGGCGCCCGATGCAGAAACCTAGAGAGCTGTACTCCCGTGGCTACCCGACAGCCAAAGGCCTACCGACCGCTGCGGTCGGCAGGCCTTTTTTTCACTTGCTTCCATCCCTTGTGCGGCCAGCGGTTGAGGGCATTGGCAGGCGTGGGACAGGGCTTACTCGGAGTTGACAACCAACAACCTATTCGGTAGCATGTAAGTTGTTGCTTTGCGGTACTTCAGCCCAACGCTTGCGTGACAGGAGGGGGAATGCACGTGGTTCGCTTTGAGAACGTGTCCAAGGTTTACCCCGATGGCACGAAGGCGGTACAGAAGCTGAACCTGCATATCGAGCGCGGTGAGTTCGTCTGCCTGATCGGCCCGTCCGGCTGCGGCAAGACGACCACCATGAAGATGATCAACCGGCTCCACGAGCCGACTTCCGGCAAGATCTACGTGGACGGCCGCGACATC
The Symbiobacterium terraclitae genome window above contains:
- a CDS encoding TrkA C-terminal domain-containing protein, whose protein sequence is MDTRHDAGELKCVKREQTGMARYEAIALDLARRIANCELAEGTRLLGRSSLAGTYQVSPETIRRAVAILHERGVVAAVAGSGIRILSQVAAQEYVDAVGSQWRVEQEIRELRQLLRERKRLDEQIENALDQLLKHTAGAMGTRHVEELVLGENSWAVGRSLGEIRLRTSTGVTAVAIIRNGEEYFSPPADMRLEAGDVLTIVGSDAARARCRELLSATVAPDAET
- a CDS encoding FtsX-like permease family protein, which encodes MYAKLAWRNLRRSLADYGIYFMTLVFAVAIFYVFNSVSDQPAFLSLAESQRRMARGAVETMEWLTTIMTGVVAWLVFYANRVIVRKRSRELGTYMLLGMEQGRLALLLLAEVAAIGAVALGVGLALGVALSQVFGLLVEQVFRAPVDQRSFVYSARAAGWTLILYGAMFLALALWQAAAVYRQRLIELIHGARKNEEIPLRSRALALAAGLLAAGTLGTAYWLADRVSRTTGLDPTDPRVSLGFLLGVAGTYLLFASLAGLLTGIRRRTGGWLARGLNLFLYRQVTSKINTHAVMLATVALMLTFTICAMSTGLGLGAAIRGGLESDMPFSYMASSSDPDQDYSGLRALLAQHGVADAQVVEFVAGYTGLEGADLMLPDDAGRFLSDEEGGYTVYVPVRAMPYSAYGRLRALKGYRDVPATPDGYLLHAADRGHEAAARTHAAWERFVAAGSAVEVVGVALRPAAAEVFSEPLGYQLGGISPVLVVPDPVMAALAPDEERSFSRYLVAELPGQDPPGLAEAASAWALEQSQGQVWVHVSSRAEALGSVYMIEGILVFLSFYAGIMFILISATLLALHQVTDALEHQQRFAVLQKLGVDDAMLNGVIARQVGLYFLTPVLVAFVHSGAALVALNRALTREAGYETVGQAALTTLAIFAAIYGAYYLLSVQSCRSLFRPGRAG
- a CDS encoding ABC transporter ATP-binding protein translates to MAAAERILEVVDLTKTYGSRGSVTHALRGISMAVERGEFVGVMGPSGSGKTTLLNVISTIDTPTSGRVWVGGRELTALGRREVARFRRERLGFIFQDFNLLDTLTLRENIGLALSIAGKPAREIDLRVTTMAELLGIADALDKFPYQVSGGQKQRAAAARALITEPDLVLADEPTGNLDSRSAQTLLETLAGLNRELQATILLVTHDPVAASYCRRILFIKDGRLFTELNRGDAPRQRFFDRIIATLAELGGGGADVR